A single Pseudomonas sp. DC1.2 DNA region contains:
- the leuA gene encoding 2-isopropylmalate synthase: MSMLKDPSSKYRAFPTIDIPDRTWPSKTITAAPIWCSSDLRDGNQSLIEPMDAVKKLRFWKTLVSVGVKEIEASFPAASQTDFDFVRTLIEDGHIPDDTTIQVLTQGREDLIERTFESLRGAKKAIVHLYNATSPSFRRIVFNQDKDGIKAIAVNAAKLFVKYAALQPDTQWTFEYSPETFSATELEFAKEVCDAVIDVWNPTPEHKVILNLPATVECATPNIYADQIEWFGRHINRRDSVIISLHTHNDRGTGVAATELGLMAGADRVEGCLFGNGERTGNVDLVTVALNLYTQGIHPELDFSDIDGVRKVVEECNQIPVHPRHPYVGDLVHTAFSGSHQDAIRKGFAQQKPDTLWEVPYLPIDPADIGRSYEAVIRVNSQSGKGGIAYLLEQEYGISLPRRMQIEFSQVVQRETDRLGLEMTAQQIHALLHSEYLQANTPYALVSHRLQEENGNSAVEVEVSGKGQGETNLHWRGKGNGALEALVAGLPIPVEIMDYNEHAIGAGTNAKAAAYIELRVDGQRAVHGVGIDENITTASFKALFSALNRSLSQPEAKAA; encoded by the coding sequence ATGAGCATGCTCAAAGACCCGTCTTCGAAGTACCGTGCATTCCCAACCATCGACATCCCGGACCGCACTTGGCCGTCGAAGACTATTACTGCCGCGCCGATCTGGTGCAGCTCGGACCTGCGTGACGGTAACCAGTCGCTGATCGAGCCGATGGACGCGGTCAAGAAGCTGCGCTTCTGGAAAACGCTGGTGTCGGTAGGCGTGAAAGAAATCGAAGCCTCGTTCCCGGCGGCGTCGCAAACTGACTTCGACTTCGTGCGCACGCTGATCGAAGACGGCCACATCCCGGACGACACCACGATTCAGGTGCTGACCCAAGGCCGTGAAGATTTGATCGAGCGCACGTTTGAATCGCTGCGCGGCGCGAAAAAAGCCATCGTTCACCTGTACAACGCGACGTCCCCTTCTTTCCGCCGCATTGTCTTTAACCAGGACAAGGACGGGATTAAGGCCATCGCCGTGAACGCCGCCAAGCTGTTCGTCAAATACGCCGCCCTGCAGCCGGACACCCAGTGGACCTTCGAATACTCGCCGGAAACCTTCAGCGCCACTGAACTGGAGTTCGCCAAGGAAGTGTGCGATGCGGTGATCGACGTCTGGAACCCGACGCCTGAGCACAAGGTGATCCTCAACCTGCCTGCCACCGTTGAATGCGCTACACCGAACATCTACGCCGACCAGATCGAATGGTTCGGCCGCCACATCAACCGTCGTGACAGCGTGATCATCAGCCTGCACACCCACAACGACCGTGGCACCGGCGTGGCCGCCACTGAATTGGGCCTGATGGCCGGCGCAGACCGTGTCGAAGGCTGCCTGTTCGGCAACGGCGAGCGCACCGGCAACGTCGATCTTGTGACCGTGGCGTTGAACCTCTACACCCAGGGCATTCACCCTGAACTGGACTTCTCCGACATCGACGGCGTGCGCAAAGTTGTCGAAGAGTGCAACCAGATTCCGGTACACCCGCGCCACCCTTACGTGGGCGACCTGGTACACACCGCATTCTCCGGCTCGCACCAGGACGCTATCCGCAAAGGCTTCGCCCAGCAGAAGCCTGACACGCTGTGGGAAGTCCCTTACTTGCCGATCGACCCGGCCGACATCGGCCGCAGCTACGAGGCGGTAATTCGCGTCAATAGCCAGTCGGGCAAGGGCGGTATCGCCTACCTGCTGGAGCAGGAATACGGCATCAGCTTGCCGCGTCGCATGCAGATCGAATTCAGCCAGGTCGTGCAACGCGAAACCGATCGCCTGGGTCTGGAAATGACGGCCCAGCAAATCCACGCGCTGCTTCACAGCGAATACTTGCAGGCCAACACCCCCTACGCGCTGGTCAGCCATCGCTTGCAAGAAGAAAACGGCAATAGTGCCGTGGAAGTGGAAGTCTCGGGCAAAGGCCAGGGCGAAACCAACCTGCACTGGCGCGGCAAGGGCAACGGTGCTCTGGAAGCGCTGGTGGCCGGCCTGCCGATTCCGGTAGAAATCATGGACTACAACGAACACGCCATCGGCGCGGGCACCAACGCCAAGGCAGCGGCCTACATTGAACTGCGCGTTGACGGCCAGCGTGCGGTGCATGGCGTGGGTATCGATGAAAACATCACCACCGCCAGCTTCAAGGCACTGTTCAGCGCACTGAACCGCTCGCTGAGCCAGCCGGAAGCAAAAGCGGCGTAA
- a CDS encoding amidohydrolase produces MRDLSALPNLNIALIQTTLAWHDRQANLEHFEQLLEQARGADLIILPEMFTTGFSMQSETLAESENGPTTKWLKVQAARLDAVITGSVIVQAADGSHRNRLLWARPDGEVLHYDKRHLFRMAGEHNHYTPGERQVQFELKGWRVRPLICYDLRFPVWSRDAQDTDLLLYTANWPGARRQHWNRLLPARAIENLCYVAAVNRIGTDGKGFSYTGDSQVLDFQGETLLSAGEADGVFEVVLEAAELAAYRTRFPANLDADTFELT; encoded by the coding sequence ATGCGTGATCTGAGTGCGCTGCCTAACCTGAACATTGCGCTGATCCAGACCACGCTGGCCTGGCACGACCGCCAGGCCAATCTAGAGCACTTCGAGCAGTTGCTGGAACAAGCCCGCGGCGCGGACCTGATCATCCTGCCAGAGATGTTCACCACCGGGTTTTCCATGCAGTCGGAGACCCTCGCCGAATCGGAAAATGGCCCTACTACTAAGTGGCTGAAAGTTCAGGCCGCGAGGCTGGATGCTGTGATCACCGGCAGTGTGATCGTCCAGGCCGCCGATGGCAGTCATCGCAATCGACTGCTTTGGGCGCGACCGGACGGGGAGGTGCTGCATTACGACAAGCGCCACCTGTTTCGCATGGCGGGGGAGCATAACCACTACACCCCTGGCGAGCGCCAGGTGCAGTTCGAACTCAAGGGCTGGCGCGTGCGGCCACTGATTTGCTACGACTTACGGTTCCCGGTCTGGAGTCGTGATGCTCAGGACACGGACCTGTTGCTGTACACCGCCAACTGGCCGGGTGCGCGGCGCCAGCACTGGAACCGGTTGTTGCCGGCCAGGGCGATTGAAAATCTGTGTTATGTCGCAGCGGTAAACCGAATCGGCACTGACGGTAAGGGCTTTTCCTACACCGGTGACAGTCAGGTGCTGGATTTTCAGGGCGAGACGTTGCTCAGTGCCGGCGAGGCAGATGGGGTATTTGAGGTGGTGTTGGAAGCGGCGGAACTGGCGGCTTATCGCACACGGTTTCCGGCGAATCTGGATGCCGACACCTTTGAGCTCACGTAA
- a CDS encoding pyridoxal phosphate-dependent aminotransferase, with the protein MITSKLPNVGVTIFTQMSQLAAQTGAINLSQGFPDFDGPQALRDAVGRHIANGHNQYSPMTGLPALRQQIAAKIARSYGAHVDADHEVTVTPGATQAIFCAIQAVIHSGDEVIVFDPCYDSYEPAVELAGGRCMHVQLGLNDFAIDFQKLAEVLSPRTRMIILNTPHNPSGALISRAELDQLATLIRDRDIYLISDEVYEHLVFDGVPHVSVLAHEELYKRAFVVSSFGKTYHVTGWKTGYVVAPPALTAELRKVHQYVSFCGVTPLQYALADYMAEHPEHVEELPDFYQAKRDLFCDLLAPSRFSFTRVRGTYFQLVDYSQIRPDLNDVEMSLWMTREHGVASIPVSVFYQQPPEGQRLVRLCFAKREETLREAAEKLCVI; encoded by the coding sequence ATGATCACCAGTAAGTTGCCGAATGTCGGCGTCACTATCTTCACCCAGATGTCTCAGCTCGCTGCGCAAACCGGCGCGATCAACCTGTCCCAGGGTTTTCCCGATTTTGATGGCCCGCAGGCCCTGCGGGATGCAGTCGGTCGCCATATTGCCAATGGCCACAACCAATATTCTCCGATGACCGGCTTGCCGGCCTTGCGTCAGCAGATTGCGGCGAAGATTGCCCGCAGCTATGGCGCTCATGTCGATGCCGACCATGAAGTGACGGTGACCCCCGGCGCCACTCAGGCGATCTTCTGTGCGATTCAGGCGGTTATCCACAGCGGCGATGAAGTGATTGTGTTCGACCCGTGCTACGACAGCTATGAGCCAGCGGTCGAACTGGCCGGTGGCCGTTGCATGCACGTTCAACTGGGTCTCAACGACTTCGCCATCGACTTCCAGAAGCTCGCTGAGGTGCTGAGCCCGCGCACGCGGATGATCATTCTCAATACGCCGCATAACCCCAGTGGTGCGTTGATCAGCCGTGCTGAGCTGGACCAGTTGGCAACGTTGATCCGCGACCGTGACATTTATCTGATCAGCGACGAGGTCTATGAACACCTGGTGTTCGACGGCGTGCCCCACGTCAGTGTGTTGGCCCACGAAGAACTGTATAAACGCGCGTTCGTGGTCAGTTCATTCGGCAAGACTTATCACGTCACAGGCTGGAAAACCGGCTATGTTGTTGCACCACCGGCCCTCACGGCGGAGCTGCGCAAAGTGCATCAGTACGTCAGTTTTTGCGGTGTGACGCCGCTGCAATATGCCTTGGCTGACTACATGGCCGAGCACCCGGAGCACGTTGAAGAACTGCCGGATTTCTATCAGGCCAAGCGCGACCTGTTCTGCGATTTGCTGGCACCTTCGCGCTTCAGTTTTACTCGGGTGAGGGGCACCTATTTCCAGCTGGTCGATTACTCACAGATTCGCCCGGACCTCAATGATGTCGAAATGTCCCTGTGGATGACCCGCGAACACGGCGTCGCGAGCATCCCGGTGTCGGTGTTCTACCAACAACCCCCCGAAGGCCAGCGTCTGGTACGGCTATGTTTTGCCAAACGTGAGGAGACCCTGCGTGAAGCTGCGGAAAAACTATGCGTGATCTGA
- the der gene encoding ribosome biogenesis GTPase Der, giving the protein MVPVIALVGRPNVGKSTLFNRLTRTRDAIVGDLSGLTRDRQYGEAKWQGRSYILVDTGGISGDEHGMDEKMAEQSLLAIEEADVVLFLVDAKAGFTAADQMIAEHLRKRNKRSYVVANKVDNIDPEMARAEFAPLGMGHAIPVAGAHGRGITQMLEIALSDFPKDDEEPEDGEEEIVAEGEEAKRIPGPSEKDGIKIAIIGRPNVGKSTLVNRMLGEDRVIVYDEPGTTRDSIYIPFTRNDEKYTLIDTAGVRKRGKIHEEVEKFSVVKTLQAIKDANVVIFVMDAREGVVDHDLNLLGFAIEAGRALVIAINKWDGMTPSERDFVKVELQRRLFFVDFADIHFISALHGTGVGNLYASVQNSFKSAVTRWPTNRLTQILEDAVGEHAPPMVNNRRIKLRYAHLGGANPPIIVIHGNQIEKVPKSYVRYLENTYRRVLKLVGTPIRIEFKGGENPYESKKNSLTDRQVNKKRRMMTHHKKAEKKRKDKR; this is encoded by the coding sequence ATGGTTCCCGTAATCGCCCTGGTGGGCCGACCGAACGTCGGCAAGTCCACCTTGTTCAACCGCCTGACCAGGACTCGCGACGCTATTGTCGGCGACTTGTCCGGTCTGACCCGTGATCGCCAATACGGTGAGGCCAAGTGGCAAGGGCGTTCCTACATTCTGGTCGACACCGGCGGTATCTCCGGTGACGAGCACGGTATGGACGAAAAAATGGCCGAGCAGTCGCTGCTGGCCATTGAAGAAGCCGATGTCGTTCTGTTCCTGGTAGATGCCAAGGCCGGTTTTACCGCCGCCGACCAGATGATCGCCGAGCATTTGCGCAAACGTAACAAGCGTTCTTACGTGGTTGCCAACAAGGTCGACAACATCGACCCTGAAATGGCCCGCGCTGAGTTCGCTCCGTTGGGCATGGGGCACGCGATTCCGGTCGCCGGTGCCCATGGTCGTGGCATCACCCAGATGCTGGAAATCGCCCTGAGCGATTTCCCGAAAGACGACGAAGAGCCGGAAGACGGCGAAGAAGAGATCGTTGCCGAAGGCGAGGAAGCCAAGCGCATTCCTGGTCCAAGTGAAAAAGACGGGATCAAGATCGCCATCATCGGCCGTCCGAACGTGGGCAAGTCGACGCTGGTCAATCGCATGCTCGGTGAAGACCGGGTTATCGTTTATGACGAGCCAGGCACCACCCGCGACAGCATCTACATCCCGTTCACTCGTAACGACGAGAAGTACACGCTGATCGACACCGCCGGTGTGCGCAAGCGCGGCAAGATCCACGAAGAAGTCGAAAAATTCTCCGTGGTCAAAACCCTGCAAGCGATCAAAGACGCCAACGTGGTGATCTTTGTGATGGATGCCCGCGAAGGCGTGGTGGATCACGACCTCAACTTGCTGGGCTTTGCCATTGAGGCGGGTCGTGCGTTGGTGATTGCGATCAACAAGTGGGACGGCATGACGCCGAGTGAGCGCGACTTCGTGAAAGTCGAGCTGCAACGTCGACTGTTCTTTGTCGACTTCGCCGACATCCACTTCATCTCGGCCCTGCATGGCACTGGCGTGGGCAACCTCTACGCGTCGGTACAGAACTCGTTCAAGTCCGCGGTCACCCGCTGGCCGACTAACCGCCTGACCCAGATTCTGGAAGATGCGGTTGGCGAGCATGCGCCGCCGATGGTCAACAACCGCCGGATCAAGCTGCGTTATGCCCACTTGGGTGGTGCCAACCCGCCGATCATCGTGATCCACGGTAACCAGATCGAGAAGGTACCGAAGTCTTACGTCCGCTACCTGGAAAACACTTACCGTCGTGTCTTGAAGCTGGTCGGTACGCCGATCCGCATCGAGTTCAAGGGCGGCGAGAACCCATACGAAAGCAAAAAGAACTCGCTCACCGACCGTCAGGTCAACAAGAAGCGGCGGATGATGACTCACCACAAGAAAGCCGAGAAGAAGCGTAAAGATAAACGCTGA
- the bamB gene encoding outer membrane protein assembly factor BamB, with translation MRDVIRWKHAALLALALLAAGCSSNSKKELPPAELVDFKEEVVLHKQWSRSIGDGQGETYNMLVPAIDGDTIYAADVTGVVVSMDRMTGDVKWKKDLDLPVSGAVGVGYGLVMIGTLKGEIVALDASSGEEKWRARVSSEVLAPPANNGDVVVVQTQDDRLIGLDASTGNQRWLYDSTPAVLTLRGTSAPVVTNRLAVAGLSTGKVVALDISNGVPVWEQRIAIPQGRSELERVVDIDGGLLLSGGTLYVASYQGRVSALDLESGRQLWQRDASSYAGLAQGFGSVYISLSSGTVEAVDERSTTALWNNESLARRQLSAPEVFSSYVAVGDMEGYLHLMSQVDGRFVGRERIDSDGLRARPLVVGDMIYVFGNSGKLEALTIK, from the coding sequence ATGCGTGACGTGATTCGTTGGAAACATGCAGCATTGCTGGCCCTGGCCTTGTTGGCCGCGGGTTGCAGCAGCAACAGCAAAAAAGAATTGCCGCCGGCCGAACTGGTCGACTTCAAGGAAGAAGTAGTCCTGCACAAGCAGTGGAGTCGTTCGATCGGTGACGGTCAGGGCGAAACCTATAACATGCTGGTTCCTGCGATCGATGGCGATACCATTTATGCCGCTGACGTAACCGGTGTCGTGGTCTCGATGGATCGCATGACTGGCGACGTCAAATGGAAGAAAGATCTCGACCTGCCTGTGTCTGGCGCCGTTGGCGTCGGTTACGGTCTGGTCATGATCGGTACGCTCAAGGGTGAAATCGTTGCCCTGGACGCCAGCAGTGGCGAAGAGAAATGGCGCGCTCGCGTGTCCAGTGAAGTCCTCGCGCCGCCCGCCAACAACGGCGACGTTGTGGTGGTTCAGACTCAGGATGACCGCCTTATCGGTCTGGATGCCTCCACCGGCAACCAGCGCTGGTTGTATGACAGCACGCCTGCGGTCCTGACGTTGCGTGGCACCAGTGCTCCGGTTGTGACCAACCGCCTCGCGGTGGCAGGTTTGTCGACAGGTAAAGTGGTCGCTCTCGATATTTCCAACGGCGTGCCGGTATGGGAACAACGGATTGCGATTCCACAAGGTCGTTCTGAACTGGAGCGTGTGGTCGACATCGACGGCGGTTTGCTGTTGTCTGGCGGTACGCTGTATGTGGCCAGCTACCAGGGTCGTGTTTCGGCACTGGACCTGGAAAGCGGTCGCCAGCTCTGGCAGCGTGATGCTTCGAGCTACGCGGGTCTGGCCCAGGGTTTCGGCAGCGTTTACATAAGCCTGTCGTCTGGCACCGTTGAAGCGGTTGACGAGCGTTCGACCACTGCGTTGTGGAACAACGAATCGTTGGCTCGTCGTCAGTTGTCGGCGCCGGAAGTGTTCTCCAGCTACGTTGCAGTCGGCGATATGGAAGGCTACCTGCACCTGATGAGCCAGGTGGACGGTCGCTTCGTCGGCCGCGAGCGCATCGACAGCGACGGCCTTCGTGCCCGTCCGCTGGTGGTGGGTGACATGATTTATGTGTTTGGTAACAGCGGCAAACTGGAAGCCCTGACCATCAAGTAA
- a CDS encoding tetratricopeptide repeat protein has translation MSSTEDEQMADLKDWWTRNGKPLVTGGLLALVIVFGWQAFHKYQSNQSQGASILYQQLLETTLTPDGKPDAARVSDLAGKLNSEFGGSDYAQYGGLFVAKVAVDSGKLDDAATQLKAITDKPANPTLGEIARQRLAQVLAAQNKADEALKLLEGDADTAFLATREELKGDLLVQLGRTDEANKAYQKAKAALSDEAAVGGLQIKLDDLAKGDA, from the coding sequence GTGTCGAGTACCGAAGACGAACAGATGGCGGATTTGAAAGACTGGTGGACACGTAACGGCAAGCCCCTGGTCACTGGCGGCCTGTTGGCGCTAGTCATCGTGTTCGGCTGGCAGGCCTTTCACAAGTATCAGAGCAATCAGTCGCAGGGCGCCTCGATTCTCTATCAGCAACTGCTGGAAACCACGCTGACGCCTGATGGCAAGCCCGACGCGGCACGTGTTTCGGACCTGGCTGGCAAGCTCAACAGTGAGTTCGGTGGCAGCGACTACGCGCAATACGGTGGTTTGTTCGTGGCGAAAGTCGCTGTCGACAGCGGCAAGCTCGACGACGCAGCCACTCAATTGAAAGCCATTACCGACAAACCGGCTAACCCGACGCTGGGCGAGATTGCCCGTCAGCGGCTGGCGCAGGTATTGGCCGCGCAGAACAAGGCCGATGAAGCCTTGAAATTGCTGGAAGGTGATGCCGACACGGCGTTCCTGGCCACTCGCGAAGAGCTTAAAGGCGACTTGCTGGTGCAGTTGGGTCGTACCGACGAAGCGAACAAGGCTTATCAAAAAGCCAAGGCAGCCCTGTCTGACGAAGCGGCAGTCGGCGGCCTACAAATCAAGCTGGACGACCTGGCCAAAGGGGATGCGTGA
- the hisS gene encoding histidine--tRNA ligase: MSKSLQAIRGMNDILPEQTPLWRHFEGTVSRLLDNYGYKQIRMPIVEFTELFKRSIGEVTDIVEKEMYTFDDRNGDSLTLRPEGTAACVRAVLEHGITGGGQVQKLWYIGPMFRHERPQKGRYRQFHQIGCEVFNLDGPDIDAELIVLTWRLWGELGIRDAVKLELNSLGTSESRGRYREALVEFLSAHLDKLDEDSQRRLKTNPLRVLDTKNADTQAVLVDAPKMADYLDEESREHFEGLKARLDAAGIPYVINPKLVRGLDYYSKTVFEWVTDKLGAQGTVCAGGRYDGLVEQMGGKPTPGVGFAMGIERLVLLLETLEQIPHEISRQVDVYLCAFGEAAELAGLVLSERVRDQLPNLRLQVNAGAGSFKSQFKKADKSGALYALILGDDEMAQQVVGFKPLRGQGEQQSIAWDALAAHLATCVVQG, translated from the coding sequence GTGAGCAAGTCTCTGCAAGCCATTCGTGGCATGAACGACATCCTGCCCGAGCAGACGCCCCTTTGGCGTCATTTCGAGGGCACTGTCTCGCGTCTGCTGGATAACTATGGTTATAAGCAGATCCGCATGCCGATCGTCGAGTTCACCGAGCTGTTCAAACGCTCCATCGGTGAAGTGACCGATATCGTCGAAAAAGAGATGTACACCTTCGACGACCGCAACGGCGATTCCCTGACGTTGCGCCCTGAAGGCACGGCGGCCTGCGTGCGTGCGGTGCTCGAACACGGCATCACTGGCGGTGGCCAAGTGCAGAAACTCTGGTACATCGGCCCGATGTTCCGCCACGAACGTCCGCAAAAAGGTCGTTATCGCCAGTTTCATCAGATTGGTTGCGAGGTGTTCAACCTAGACGGTCCGGACATCGACGCCGAGCTGATCGTGCTGACCTGGCGCCTGTGGGGCGAGTTGGGCATTCGTGATGCGGTCAAACTGGAACTCAATAGCCTGGGCACCAGCGAGTCTCGCGGTCGTTACCGTGAAGCGCTGGTCGAGTTCCTTTCGGCCCACCTGGACAAACTGGATGAAGACAGCCAGCGCCGTCTGAAAACCAACCCTTTACGGGTTCTCGACACCAAGAACGCCGACACCCAAGCCGTATTGGTTGACGCGCCCAAGATGGCCGACTATCTGGACGAAGAGTCCCGCGAGCATTTTGAGGGCCTCAAGGCTCGCCTCGATGCGGCCGGCATTCCTTACGTGATCAACCCGAAGCTGGTGCGCGGGCTGGATTACTACAGCAAGACCGTTTTCGAATGGGTCACTGATAAGTTGGGCGCCCAGGGCACTGTGTGTGCCGGTGGTCGTTACGACGGCCTGGTGGAGCAAATGGGCGGCAAGCCGACCCCAGGCGTTGGTTTTGCAATGGGCATCGAGCGTCTGGTGTTGTTGCTCGAAACCCTGGAGCAGATCCCGCACGAAATTTCGCGTCAGGTCGATGTCTATCTCTGCGCCTTCGGTGAGGCTGCCGAACTGGCAGGTCTGGTGTTGAGCGAACGTGTTCGTGATCAGTTGCCCAACCTGCGCTTGCAAGTCAATGCCGGCGCTGGCAGCTTCAAAAGCCAATTCAAGAAGGCCGACAAGAGCGGTGCGTTGTATGCGCTGATCCTCGGTGACGACGAAATGGCCCAGCAAGTGGTAGGTTTCAAACCCCTGCGTGGCCAGGGCGAACAACAAAGTATTGCCTGGGATGCGCTCGCAGCACACCTGGCCACCTGCGTCGTGCAGGGTTGA
- the ispG gene encoding flavodoxin-dependent (E)-4-hydroxy-3-methylbut-2-enyl-diphosphate synthase, whose protein sequence is MHGESPIKRRESRKIWVGNVPVGGDAPIAVQSMTNSDTNDVAATVAQINRLEAAGVDIVRISVPDMDAAEAFGKIKKLVKVPLVADIHFDYKIALRVAELGVDCLRINPGNIGREDRVRAVVDAARDRGIPIRIGVNAGSLEKDLQKKYGEPTPAALVESALRHVEHLERLNFHDFKVSVKASDVFMAVAAYRLLAKEIVQPLHLGITEAGGLRSGTVKSAVGLGMLLAEGIGDTIRISLAADPVEEVKVGYDILKSLHLRSRGINFIACPSCSRQNFDVVKTMNELEVRLEDLLVPLDVAVIGCVVNGPGEAKEAHVGLTGGTPNLIYIDGKPSQKLTNENLVDELERLIRQKAAEKVEADAAVIARG, encoded by the coding sequence ATGCACGGCGAATCTCCAATCAAACGTCGCGAATCTCGCAAGATCTGGGTGGGTAATGTGCCCGTGGGCGGCGATGCACCTATCGCGGTGCAGAGCATGACCAACAGCGACACCAATGACGTTGCTGCCACTGTGGCCCAGATCAATCGTCTGGAAGCTGCTGGCGTCGATATCGTGCGTATCTCCGTTCCGGACATGGACGCTGCCGAAGCGTTCGGCAAGATCAAAAAGCTGGTCAAGGTGCCGTTGGTTGCCGACATCCATTTCGACTACAAGATCGCGTTGCGCGTCGCCGAACTGGGCGTTGACTGTCTGCGGATCAACCCGGGTAACATCGGTCGTGAAGATCGCGTGCGCGCAGTCGTCGATGCAGCACGTGACCGCGGGATTCCGATCCGGATCGGTGTTAACGCCGGTTCTCTTGAAAAAGACCTGCAAAAAAAATACGGTGAGCCGACTCCCGCCGCCTTGGTCGAGTCTGCCCTGCGACACGTTGAACACCTCGAACGGCTGAATTTTCACGACTTCAAAGTCAGTGTGAAGGCTTCCGACGTGTTCATGGCCGTCGCCGCTTACCGCTTGCTGGCCAAGGAAATCGTCCAGCCGTTGCACTTGGGTATCACCGAAGCCGGTGGTTTACGTTCTGGCACGGTGAAATCCGCGGTAGGCCTCGGTATGCTGCTCGCCGAAGGGATTGGCGATACTATTCGCATCTCGTTGGCGGCTGACCCGGTCGAGGAAGTGAAAGTCGGTTATGACATTCTCAAATCCTTGCACTTGCGATCACGGGGTATCAATTTCATCGCCTGTCCGAGCTGCTCGCGACAGAACTTCGATGTGGTCAAAACCATGAACGAGCTGGAAGTGCGGCTCGAAGATTTGCTGGTGCCGCTGGATGTCGCAGTCATCGGTTGCGTGGTCAATGGACCCGGCGAAGCCAAGGAAGCCCATGTCGGCTTGACCGGCGGCACGCCAAACCTGATTTACATCGATGGCAAACCGTCGCAGAAATTGACGAATGAAAATCTGGTGGATGAGCTTGAACGCTTGATCCGCCAGAAAGCGGCCGAAAAGGTCGAAGCCGACGCAGCCGTTATTGCGCGTGGCTGA
- a CDS encoding RodZ family helix-turn-helix domain-containing protein, which produces MKAAHPEVVAATRVNPGDTLRQARESNGWSLAEVALKLNLTVNALGNLEAGAFDKLPGHTFARGYIRAYAKLLGMDQTTLVQQFDQSTGTDSQGSNVHSLGRIEEPVRVSHTILRIVSLLLLIAVIGGGFVWWQDQTSLRTKDLMSLAPEHVEVEGADGTTQIHPLDEPEDQAVAQGQAEGETALALPPAQPSTDAPAAAVVPTPTAVAPAATPVAPVHNAAPVVTAPVAPALGVAAPVVPAVTAAAPVAGEGQVQLQFTADCWAQVTDGGGKVLLSGLKRKGENVSVSGKPPFAVRLGFARGAQVSYNGQVVDVAPFTSGETARLKLGQ; this is translated from the coding sequence ATGAAAGCGGCGCATCCCGAAGTTGTAGCAGCGACTCGCGTTAACCCCGGCGATACCTTGCGCCAGGCTCGCGAAAGCAATGGTTGGTCGCTGGCCGAAGTGGCCCTCAAGCTCAACCTCACCGTTAATGCCCTGGGCAATCTGGAAGCCGGCGCTTTCGACAAGCTGCCTGGGCATACCTTTGCTCGCGGTTATATTCGTGCTTACGCCAAATTGCTTGGCATGGACCAGACCACGCTGGTCCAGCAGTTCGACCAGTCCACCGGCACCGATTCCCAGGGCAGCAATGTTCATAGCCTGGGTCGTATTGAAGAGCCGGTTCGTGTTTCTCACACCATTTTGCGTATTGTCAGCCTGCTATTACTGATCGCAGTAATTGGTGGTGGTTTCGTCTGGTGGCAGGATCAAACGTCGCTGCGTACCAAGGACCTGATGAGTCTGGCCCCCGAGCATGTTGAAGTGGAGGGCGCCGACGGCACCACTCAGATCCATCCGCTGGACGAGCCGGAAGACCAGGCTGTCGCGCAAGGTCAGGCTGAGGGTGAAACCGCTCTTGCATTGCCCCCAGCGCAACCATCGACTGATGCCCCAGCGGCGGCCGTTGTGCCAACGCCAACGGCTGTCGCACCGGCAGCAACGCCGGTGGCACCGGTTCACAATGCGGCGCCTGTGGTCACGGCGCCAGTCGCGCCGGCGCTTGGTGTGGCTGCGCCGGTGGTTCCTGCCGTGACGGCCGCTGCTCCAGTGGCGGGCGAAGGTCAGGTTCAACTGCAATTCACTGCCGATTGCTGGGCACAAGTGACCGACGGCGGCGGCAAGGTGTTGTTGAGTGGCCTCAAGCGTAAAGGCGAAAATGTTTCCGTCAGTGGCAAACCGCCCTTCGCGGTGCGTCTGGGCTTTGCCCGTGGCGCGCAGGTCAGTTACAACGGGCAGGTGGTTGATGTCGCTCCGTTCACCAGTGGCGAGACTGCTCGCCTGAAGTTGGGTCAATAA